CCGACGCGCGTGGTCTTCATGCTGCGCGATGCCGCGAGATCGGCGGGTCCAAGGCTCATGCCGTGCATGCGCGGCGAGGCCGAGGCGATCTGCTCGACGTTGTTGACGCCCTGCGCAGTCTCCAGAATGGCGTGGATAAGAATAGGCTTCTTCACCGCGTGCTTGGCTTCGAGCTGGGCGAGAAACTGATCGAGATAGTGGATGTCCCACGCACCCTCGACCTTGGGCAGCATCATCACGTCGAGCTTGTTGCCGATGGTGGCGACGATCTCGGTGATGTCGTCGAGCGCCCACGGCGAGTTCAGCGCGTTGATCCGCGTCCACAGGCCGGTGGCGCCGAAGTCGGTGGTTTTGGCCATGGCGATGAAGCCTTTGCGCGCCGCCTCCTTCGCGTCGGCCGGGATGGCGTCCTCCAGATTGCCGAGCACCACATCGACCTGCCGGACGAGCTCGGGCACCTTGGCGGTGACCTTCTCGATGTGCGGCGGCACGAAATGGATCATGCGCTCGAGCCGAATTGGCAACTCGCGCAGTGGGGCGGGCGCCCCGATGGCTAATGGCTGAAAGAATGGACGCGGCAGCTTCATGGATGCGATACCAACGGCATCAGCGCGCGGTTTGCAACCGCCGAAAGTCGTATGACTCCAGGCCGGACTTGTCGCGGCCCTGACGATCAGGCAGGCAAGGGGCGTGCCATTTAAGAGGCGAATGAGCCACACCGCGGCGACGGAACCGTGATCGACGTCCTCAATCTCGCGCTGCCGTATTTCGGCTTGATCTTCCTGGGCTTCGCCAGCGGCCGGGTCACGCGCATTCCGGTCACGGGCCTTGCCTGGATGGACTTCTTCATCCTGTGGATGACGCTGCCGGCGCTGTTCTACCGCATCCTGGCCAAGACTCCGTTCGAGCAGCTCAACAACGTGCCGTTCATCGCGACCGCGACGCTCGGCACTTTCACGGTGCTGATGCTGTCGCTCGGGATCGCCTATTTGATCCGCCGCGATCTGGCGGAAGCCGCGATCGGCCAGCTTGCGGGCGCCTATGGCAACATTGGCTACATGGGGCCGGGACTGGCGCTTGCGACGGTCGGCGCGCAGGCGGCGGCACCGGTGGCGCTGATCTTCTGCTTCGAAACGCTGCTGTTCTTCTCGATCGTGCCATTTCTGATGGCGCTGGCGCGCCCGCTGGGCAAAGGCTTTGGCGCGACCGCGCTCGACGTGGTGCGAAGGATCGCGCTGCATCCGCTGATGGTGGCCAGCGCACTCGGCGCGCTATCCGCGGCGCTGCGTTTCGAGCCACCGGCCGCGATCGACAAACTTCTGCTGTTTCTCTCGAATGCCTCGGCGCCATGCGCGCTGTTTACGCTTGGCGTCACGGTGGCGCTCCGCCGGCTCAACGGCGTGCCGTGGGATGTACCGGTGCTGGTGCTGATCAAGCTCGTGCTGCATCCGGTCGTGGCGATGGTCCTGCTCACCACTTTCGGGCCGTTCGATCCGAACTGGGTGAAGACCGCGGTGCTGATGGCGGCGCTGCCGCCGGCGCTCAGCGTCTTCGTGCTGGCGCGGCAATATCAGGCCTGGCTCGAGCCGGCCTCGGCCTTGGTGCTGATTGGCACGCTCATATCGGTTGCTACACTGACCACGGTAATGTGGCTCGTTCAAAACGGCATGCTGGATCGGTTCTTGTTGCGCTGAAGTGCCTGGGGGCAGACATGCAGCCATTGTCCGGACTTCTGGTGCTCGATTTCACGACGCTGCTGCCGGGGCCGCTCGCGACGCTGATGCTCGCCGAGGCCGGGGCCGAGGTGATCAAGATCGAGCGGCCTGGCGGCGAGGAGATGCGGCACTACGAGCCGCGCTTCGACGGCGAGAGTGCCATGTTTGCGCAGCTCAATCGCGGCAAGACGAGTCTGGTGCTTGACCTCAAGAGCGCGGCCGATTGCGCCAAGCTGAAACCGTTGCTGGCCCGCGCCGACATTCTCGTCGAGCAGTT
The Rhodoplanes sp. Z2-YC6860 genome window above contains:
- a CDS encoding HpcH/HpaI aldolase/citrate lyase family protein, with protein sequence MKLPRPFFQPLAIGAPAPLRELPIRLERMIHFVPPHIEKVTAKVPELVRQVDVVLGNLEDAIPADAKEAARKGFIAMAKTTDFGATGLWTRINALNSPWALDDITEIVATIGNKLDVMMLPKVEGAWDIHYLDQFLAQLEAKHAVKKPILIHAILETAQGVNNVEQIASASPRMHGMSLGPADLAASRSMKTTRVGGGHPDYFVLADGKTGEARQKFQQDLWHYTTAKMVDACAAAGIKPFYGPFGDFSDPEGCESQFRNAFLMGCAGAWSLHPTQIAIAKRVFSPDPAEVAMAKKIIDAMPDGTGAVMIDGKMQDDATWKQARVVFDLAKLVAAKDPDLAVRYGL
- a CDS encoding AEC family transporter produces the protein MIDVLNLALPYFGLIFLGFASGRVTRIPVTGLAWMDFFILWMTLPALFYRILAKTPFEQLNNVPFIATATLGTFTVLMLSLGIAYLIRRDLAEAAIGQLAGAYGNIGYMGPGLALATVGAQAAAPVALIFCFETLLFFSIVPFLMALARPLGKGFGATALDVVRRIALHPLMVASALGALSAALRFEPPAAIDKLLLFLSNASAPCALFTLGVTVALRRLNGVPWDVPVLVLIKLVLHPVVAMVLLTTFGPFDPNWVKTAVLMAALPPALSVFVLARQYQAWLEPASALVLIGTLISVATLTTVMWLVQNGMLDRFLLR